A window of the Scytonema millei VB511283 genome harbors these coding sequences:
- the recG gene encoding ATP-dependent DNA helicase RecG has protein sequence MTNDDIDWLRLQKALAVEAEKGFVDLVGKQYRFSEFLCLSFGKPPATLSVEERRRWQEMAMQFAEYHQMTQEERQSLVAAARRCLHLSQQVSEQQHLYALGDIEDKETRRQGGQGSNSSHQPPATSHSSDFPLSSTGVQMCAPTDSRIIQPKTSTLVSTKSSEINQRLAPSLEQPLTRLPEIGARRGEILAKLGLYTVRDVLLYYPRDHINYARQVKICDLEAGETATLVGTVKKCQCFTSPRNAKLSILEIVLKDNTGQIRINYFFAGGRYSHRGWQEQQKRKYPPGAVVAASGLVKESKYGLTLDKPALEVLAHPGDTIDSLTVGRVVPIYPLTEGVGADMVRKAVTTALPSLVHLKDPLPKALRDYYGFVEVREAIANIHFPADTDALELARRRLVFDEFFYLQLGLLQRQYKARQIANSAVLSPSGQLVEKFYQLLPFKLTGAQQRVINDILNDLKKSVPMNRLVQGDVGSGKTVVAVVAILAAIQSGYQGALMAPTEVLAEQHYRKLVGWFNLLHLPVELLTGSTPAAKRRQIHAQLETGELPLLVGTHALIQDKVIFQRLGLVVIDEQHRFGVGQRARLQQKGESPHVLTMTATPIPRTLALTLHGDLDVSQIDELPPGRQKIHTTVLSSKERSHAYELILREVAQGRQAYIVLPLVEESEKLDLKAAVDEFQKLQESIFPQFQVGLLHGRMSSADKDEVINLFRDNQTQILVSTTVIEVGVDVPNATVMLIENAERFGLSQLHQLRGRVGRGAAQSFCLLMGNPKNETARQRLKVLEESQDGFFIAEADMRFRGPGEVLGMRQAGLPDFTLASLIDDQAVLEIAREAAEKVMEKDPTLQRWSLMQAELTYRYQKLMGGTILT, from the coding sequence ATGACCAATGACGATATAGACTGGTTGCGATTGCAGAAAGCCTTAGCTGTGGAGGCAGAAAAAGGCTTTGTAGACTTGGTAGGGAAACAATACCGCTTCAGCGAGTTTCTCTGTTTGAGTTTTGGCAAACCTCCTGCCACTTTATCTGTAGAAGAAAGACGTAGATGGCAGGAAATGGCAATGCAATTTGCCGAATACCATCAGATGACGCAGGAAGAGAGACAAAGCTTAGTTGCAGCAGCACGTAGATGCTTGCACCTATCGCAACAAGTCTCGGAACAGCAGCATTTATACGCTCTAGGAGACATAGAGGACAAGGAGACAAGGAGACAAGGAGGACAAGGAAGCAATTCTAGCCACCAGCCACCAGCCACTAGCCACTCATCCGACTTCCCACTCTCCAGTACGGGCGTACAGATGTGCGCCCCTACCGACTCCCGCATCATTCAACCCAAAACATCAACGCTCGTTTCCACTAAATCTTCAGAGATAAATCAACGTCTTGCACCCAGTTTAGAGCAGCCTTTGACGAGGTTGCCGGAAATTGGTGCGAGAAGAGGTGAGATTTTAGCCAAGTTGGGACTGTATACAGTTAGGGATGTGTTACTTTACTATCCTCGCGATCATATTAACTACGCACGGCAGGTTAAGATTTGCGATTTAGAGGCAGGGGAAACAGCAACGCTAGTAGGAACGGTAAAAAAGTGCCAGTGCTTTACTAGTCCCCGTAATGCTAAATTATCCATTCTGGAAATTGTCCTGAAAGATAATACGGGTCAAATTCGCATCAACTACTTTTTCGCTGGCGGACGTTATTCTCATCGTGGCTGGCAAGAACAACAAAAGCGCAAATATCCACCTGGCGCAGTCGTCGCAGCGTCGGGATTGGTGAAAGAGAGTAAATACGGTCTGACGCTGGACAAACCAGCTCTGGAGGTGCTGGCACACCCAGGAGATACAATTGATTCATTAACTGTGGGTCGAGTTGTGCCAATTTACCCCTTGACGGAAGGTGTCGGGGCAGATATGGTGCGCAAGGCTGTCACTACCGCACTTCCATCCCTAGTTCATCTCAAAGATCCGTTACCAAAAGCTTTACGCGATTATTACGGATTTGTTGAGGTAAGAGAAGCGATCGCCAATATCCATTTTCCAGCTGATACCGACGCTTTAGAACTTGCCCGTCGTCGCCTGGTATTTGACGAATTTTTCTATTTACAACTAGGTTTGCTGCAACGCCAATATAAAGCACGGCAAATTGCTAATAGTGCCGTTCTCTCGCCAAGCGGTCAATTGGTGGAAAAGTTTTATCAACTTTTACCTTTTAAACTCACTGGCGCGCAGCAAAGGGTGATTAATGACATTCTCAACGACTTAAAAAAATCCGTACCGATGAATCGCCTGGTTCAGGGAGACGTGGGTTCGGGGAAAACGGTTGTTGCAGTGGTAGCAATTCTCGCCGCGATTCAATCAGGCTACCAAGGGGCGTTGATGGCTCCTACAGAGGTATTAGCAGAACAGCATTATCGCAAGTTAGTTGGTTGGTTTAATTTATTACATTTACCTGTAGAATTGCTGACGGGTTCGACTCCGGCGGCGAAACGAAGGCAAATTCACGCCCAACTAGAAACGGGAGAACTACCCCTGTTAGTGGGAACTCATGCCTTAATTCAAGATAAAGTCATTTTTCAACGTTTAGGATTAGTTGTAATTGACGAACAGCACCGATTTGGTGTCGGACAACGCGCTCGTTTGCAACAAAAGGGCGAGTCTCCCCACGTTTTGACGATGACAGCTACGCCGATTCCCCGTACTCTAGCATTAACCTTGCATGGGGATTTAGATGTGAGTCAAATTGATGAATTGCCCCCAGGTAGGCAAAAGATTCACACAACTGTATTGTCTAGTAAAGAGCGATCGCACGCTTATGAATTAATTCTGCGTGAAGTTGCTCAAGGCAGACAAGCTTACATTGTCTTGCCCTTAGTGGAAGAATCGGAAAAGCTGGACTTAAAAGCAGCAGTCGATGAATTTCAAAAGTTGCAAGAAAGCATTTTTCCCCAGTTTCAAGTCGGATTGCTCCACGGTCGCATGTCGTCAGCCGATAAAGACGAGGTGATTAATTTATTTCGCGACAATCAAACGCAAATTCTCGTTTCTACCACTGTAATTGAAGTTGGTGTAGATGTTCCCAACGCTACGGTAATGCTCATTGAAAATGCCGAGCGATTTGGTTTATCTCAGTTGCACCAGTTGCGGGGACGTGTCGGACGTGGTGCGGCGCAATCATTTTGTCTGTTAATGGGTAATCCTAAGAATGAAACTGCTCGTCAACGCCTAAAAGTATTAGAAGAATCTCAAGATGGATTTTTTATTGCTGAAGCAGATATGCGATTTCGCGGTCCTGGGGAAGTTTTGGGAATGCGTCAAGCTGGACTACCAGATTTTACCTTGGCAAGTTTAATTGACGACCAGGCAGTTTTAGAAATTGCGCGAGAAGCTGCTGAGAAGGTGATGGAAAAAGATCCAACTCTGCAACGCTGGAGTTTAATGCAAGCAGAATTAACCTATAGATATCAAAAATTGATGGGTGGGACAATTTTAACTTAA
- a CDS encoding M23 family metallopeptidase, with protein sequence MKQFQLLRFQRLGFTVSKKSLLLVALSLVSLPLLAWHHKKVTAEEVAQNKIATGNLWRKASFPVENFQYYSSPFGYRRSPTGGSGLEFHSGLDLVAPQGSYVRSWWTGTIVKVADRDACGTHVIIRSGAWDHIYCHMQGQVGTQGKNRYMIDREGGIVLWEGQTIPAGARIGRVGMTGRTTGPHLHWGLKYANNYIDPALVLRVMYAQQKDGQS encoded by the coding sequence ATGAAGCAATTTCAACTCCTAAGGTTTCAAAGACTGGGTTTTACTGTTTCCAAAAAAAGTTTGCTGCTGGTTGCACTCAGTCTAGTCAGCTTACCCTTACTAGCATGGCATCACAAAAAGGTAACAGCAGAGGAAGTAGCGCAAAACAAAATTGCCACTGGTAATCTTTGGCGCAAAGCATCCTTTCCGGTCGAAAATTTCCAATACTATAGTTCGCCTTTCGGCTACCGTCGCTCTCCTACTGGCGGTTCGGGCTTAGAATTTCACAGTGGGTTAGATTTAGTAGCGCCTCAAGGTAGTTACGTCCGCAGTTGGTGGACTGGCACAATAGTCAAGGTTGCCGATCGCGATGCCTGCGGTACGCACGTTATTATTCGTTCTGGAGCTTGGGATCACATTTACTGTCACATGCAAGGACAGGTCGGTACTCAAGGCAAAAACCGCTACATGATCGACCGCGAAGGCGGAATTGTTTTGTGGGAAGGGCAAACAATACCAGCTGGAGCCAGAATCGGTCGTGTCGGTATGACTGGACGCACCACCGGACCTCATCTACATTGGGGTTTGAAATACGCTAACAATTACATCGACCCCGCTTTAGTCCTGCGGGTCATGTACGCTCAGCAAAAAGATGGGCAGTCTTAA
- a CDS encoding DedA family protein — translation MSLEFLSLERIQEIAHQYGYWAVFLGILLENLGIPVPGETVTIVGGFLAGSDELNYWLVLGDAIAGAAIGGTCGYLIGRKFGWSFMLQVGRIFRISEDRLLEMKEQFSHNATKAVFFGRFIALLRIFAGPLAGVAQMPYAKFFIYNLAGAAAWASVMVTLAFFVGKIVSLEELVALTAKFGIVALAIAFAVIFVPLWLEARKAGVGSRESGVGSQE, via the coding sequence ATGTCACTAGAGTTTTTATCGTTGGAAAGAATTCAGGAAATTGCCCACCAGTACGGCTATTGGGCAGTTTTTCTCGGAATTTTATTAGAAAACCTCGGTATTCCCGTCCCAGGTGAAACCGTAACCATAGTTGGAGGGTTTCTTGCAGGTAGTGACGAGTTAAATTACTGGCTCGTTTTAGGTGATGCGATCGCGGGAGCTGCTATTGGTGGAACTTGCGGCTATTTAATCGGCAGAAAATTCGGTTGGTCGTTCATGTTGCAAGTCGGTCGAATTTTCCGCATTTCAGAAGACCGACTCCTAGAAATGAAAGAGCAGTTTAGTCACAACGCCACCAAAGCCGTATTTTTTGGCAGATTTATCGCTTTATTACGTATTTTTGCAGGTCCACTGGCTGGTGTTGCCCAAATGCCCTACGCCAAATTCTTTATTTATAACTTAGCGGGAGCTGCTGCTTGGGCATCAGTCATGGTGACGCTGGCTTTCTTCGTCGGTAAAATTGTTTCTTTAGAAGAATTAGTTGCTCTCACAGCTAAGTTTGGCATCGTAGCACTAGCGATCGCTTTCGCTGTCATTTTTGTCCCTTTGTGGCTAGAAGCACGTAAAGCGGGAGTCGGGAGTCGGGAGTCGGGAGTCGGGAGTCAGGAATAG
- a CDS encoding tocopherol cyclase family protein translates to MVSIPKNFSFSTQTPHSGYHWDGSDRRFFEGWYYRVTLDTGDTFAFMYSIEDPIGGKPHSGGAAQILGPDDRYLWRTYPDVKRFWASPTQLALGHWGQTDLDTPANWLSPDEFDRHIQQGYQATATWNQGIILDPGNNGVCRWQYEIQPIYGWGDRGRIQQSTAGWLSSLQIFEPGWQILMAHGLATGWIDWHGKRYEFTKAPAYSEKNWGGAFPQRWFWLNCNSFDDEPDLALTAGGGRRGVLWWMESVAMVGLHYRGKFYEFVPWNSEVTWNIQPWGCWQMQARNADYEVVLTGTTDLPGTPLRAPTQNGLVFCCKDTMRGQVSLQLYSWRGGKKLILEAKSSVCGLEIGGSPWDSTWQK, encoded by the coding sequence ATGGTTAGTATTCCCAAAAATTTTTCTTTCTCAACACAAACTCCTCATAGTGGTTATCACTGGGATGGTAGCGATCGCCGTTTTTTTGAAGGCTGGTACTACCGCGTTACTTTGGATACTGGCGACACTTTTGCTTTCATGTACTCGATCGAAGACCCCATAGGCGGTAAACCCCACAGTGGTGGTGCAGCTCAGATTCTCGGTCCTGACGATCGGTATTTATGGCGGACTTATCCCGACGTAAAACGCTTTTGGGCGAGTCCGACTCAACTCGCTTTAGGACATTGGGGACAAACAGACTTAGATACTCCAGCAAATTGGCTTTCTCCTGACGAATTCGATCGCCACATCCAACAGGGTTATCAGGCTACTGCGACCTGGAACCAAGGTATCATCCTCGATCCCGGCAATAATGGTGTTTGCCGTTGGCAGTACGAGATCCAACCGATTTATGGATGGGGCGATCGCGGTAGGATACAGCAATCTACGGCTGGTTGGCTGTCTTCGTTACAAATATTTGAACCTGGCTGGCAAATCTTGATGGCGCACGGTTTAGCCACGGGTTGGATCGATTGGCACGGTAAGCGTTACGAATTTACCAAAGCCCCAGCCTATAGCGAAAAGAATTGGGGCGGTGCTTTTCCGCAAAGATGGTTTTGGCTGAATTGCAATAGTTTTGACGACGAACCCGACTTAGCCTTAACTGCTGGCGGTGGTAGGCGTGGGGTGTTGTGGTGGATGGAATCTGTAGCAATGGTAGGCTTGCATTATCGGGGTAAATTTTACGAATTTGTCCCTTGGAACTCCGAGGTAACGTGGAACATCCAGCCCTGGGGTTGCTGGCAAATGCAGGCAAGAAATGCTGATTACGAAGTTGTTTTAACGGGAACGACAGATTTACCCGGCACTCCCCTACGCGCACCCACCCAGAATGGGTTAGTTTTCTGTTGTAAAGATACAATGCGCGGGCAAGTGAGTTTACAACTCTATTCTTGGCGTGGTGGCAAGAAATTGATATTGGAGGCTAAAAGTTCAGTCTGTGGCTTAGAAATCGGTGGCAGTCCGTGGGATAGTACGTGGCAGAAATGA
- the rpsF gene encoding 30S ribosomal protein S6 — MPSAYETMYILRPDLGEEQIEQAIAKYENFLKDQGATNLQIQLRGKRRLAYEIGRQREGVYVQMNYEAPGTAIAPMERAMRLSEEVIRYLTLKLEEPTATPEAAAVE; from the coding sequence ATGCCATCAGCTTACGAAACAATGTACATTTTGCGTCCCGACCTGGGAGAGGAACAGATCGAACAGGCGATCGCGAAATATGAAAACTTCCTCAAAGACCAGGGAGCTACTAACCTACAAATTCAGCTGCGCGGGAAGCGCCGTCTTGCTTACGAAATTGGCAGACAGCGCGAAGGCGTTTACGTTCAAATGAACTATGAAGCGCCAGGGACAGCTATAGCTCCAATGGAAAGGGCAATGCGCTTGAGCGAAGAAGTCATTCGCTACCTGACGCTTAAGTTAGAGGAACCAACAGCCACTCCTGAAGCCGCAGCAGTGGAATAA
- a CDS encoding glycosyltransferase family 2 protein, whose translation MFFSIVIPTYNRLPILAKCLRSLERQNLDDVAIEGYEVVLVDDGSTDGTLAWLEANAAEFPHLRSLLQDHQGPAAARNLGVEQAKGDTIVFIDSDLVVTENFLQAHAQGLQQGREMYGSDRIFTYGRVINTCNFDNPTAEPYKVTDFSAAYFATGNVAIPRHWLEKAGLFDTRFQLYGWEDLELGVRLKQLGLKLVKCPDAVGYHWHPAFNLEQIPNLIDKEIQRGRMGVLFYQKHPTWEVRMMIQMTWIHRWLWGILSLGGQLNERTLAPVLRWLINQGKPQLAEQVARIFLNWYNVQGVYEEYALMKPRTE comes from the coding sequence ATGTTTTTCAGTATTGTCATTCCTACATACAATCGCCTGCCAATTTTGGCGAAGTGCTTGCGATCGCTAGAACGCCAAAACCTTGACGATGTGGCTATAGAAGGTTATGAGGTAGTTTTAGTCGATGATGGCTCTACAGATGGTACTTTGGCATGGCTAGAGGCAAATGCAGCTGAATTTCCCCACCTGCGATCGCTTTTACAAGACCACCAGGGACCAGCTGCGGCTCGCAATTTGGGAGTAGAACAGGCAAAAGGCGATACGATCGTGTTCATCGATAGCGATTTGGTCGTGACTGAGAATTTCTTGCAGGCGCACGCTCAAGGGTTGCAGCAGGGACGAGAAATGTATGGTAGCGATCGCATTTTTACCTATGGGCGAGTCATTAATACTTGTAATTTTGACAATCCTACAGCCGAGCCATATAAAGTTACTGATTTTTCTGCGGCTTATTTTGCCACGGGAAATGTAGCTATTCCTCGCCATTGGCTAGAAAAAGCTGGGTTATTCGACACGCGCTTTCAACTCTACGGTTGGGAAGATTTGGAATTAGGCGTGCGGTTGAAACAGTTGGGATTAAAGTTAGTGAAATGCCCCGACGCAGTTGGCTATCACTGGCATCCAGCCTTTAATTTAGAGCAGATTCCTAATTTAATCGACAAAGAAATTCAACGCGGTCGCATGGGAGTTTTGTTCTACCAAAAGCATCCAACATGGGAAGTGCGGATGATGATCCAAATGACCTGGATACACCGCTGGCTGTGGGGTATTCTTTCCCTCGGCGGACAACTCAACGAGCGTACCCTAGCCCCAGTTTTAAGGTGGTTGATTAACCAAGGTAAGCCTCAATTAGCCGAACAGGTCGCCCGCATCTTCCTCAATTGGTACAACGTTCAAGGCGTTTATGAAGAGTACGCTTTGATGAAACCTAGAACCGAGTAG
- the rpsB gene encoding 30S ribosomal protein S2, producing the protein MPVVSLAQMMESGVHFGHQTRRWNPKMSQYIYTARNGVHIIDLVQTAQLMDEAYNYVRQSAEQGKKFLFVGTKRQAAGIVAQEALRCGASYVNQRWLGGMLTNWTTIKTRAERLKELERREESGALDLLPKKEASVLRRELAKLQKYLGGIKNMRKVPDVVIIVDQRREYNAVLECQKLGIEIVSMLDTNCDPDLVDVPIPANDDAIRSIKLIVGKLADAIYEGRHGQLDAEEDYEDYEGAEEDFDYDESESEYTDAVIPNEEEEEG; encoded by the coding sequence ATGCCAGTCGTTTCATTGGCTCAAATGATGGAGTCTGGGGTTCACTTTGGGCATCAAACCCGTAGGTGGAATCCCAAAATGTCTCAGTACATCTACACTGCTCGTAATGGCGTTCATATCATTGACTTAGTGCAGACAGCTCAGTTAATGGATGAAGCTTACAATTACGTCAGACAATCTGCCGAGCAAGGGAAAAAGTTTCTCTTCGTTGGTACGAAGCGTCAAGCAGCGGGGATTGTAGCTCAAGAAGCCTTGCGTTGTGGCGCTAGCTATGTCAACCAGCGATGGTTAGGCGGAATGCTGACTAACTGGACGACGATTAAAACTCGCGCCGAACGATTGAAAGAGTTAGAACGTCGTGAGGAAAGCGGAGCGCTGGATTTACTACCCAAAAAAGAAGCATCCGTACTGCGGCGAGAGCTAGCTAAACTTCAAAAATACCTGGGTGGGATCAAGAACATGCGCAAAGTTCCCGATGTGGTCATAATTGTAGACCAGCGGCGGGAATACAACGCAGTATTAGAATGCCAGAAGTTAGGCATTGAAATTGTATCTATGTTGGATACAAACTGCGACCCCGATCTCGTTGACGTTCCCATTCCTGCTAACGATGATGCCATCCGTTCGATCAAATTGATTGTAGGCAAATTAGCTGACGCAATTTACGAAGGACGACACGGACAATTGGATGCGGAAGAGGATTACGAAGATTACGAGGGCGCTGAAGAAGATTTCGATTATGATGAAAGCGAAAGTGAATACACTGATGCGGTGATTCCTAACGAAGAAGAGGAAGAAGGATAG
- a CDS encoding STAS domain-containing protein, which yields MMSTQEFQLILLQPPERLDENGGSALETQLAGLMPQKQALWVIDLAQVDFMDSAGLVSLVSGLKSARQIGCRLVLCNVQASVRLVLELTQLDSVFEIFDSYDEVLTTVNSPALMR from the coding sequence ATGATGAGTACACAAGAATTTCAACTAATTTTGCTTCAGCCACCAGAACGCCTAGACGAGAATGGTGGTAGTGCCTTAGAAACTCAATTGGCTGGGCTAATGCCTCAAAAGCAAGCTCTCTGGGTGATCGATCTAGCCCAAGTTGATTTCATGGATAGTGCTGGCTTAGTTTCCTTGGTGAGTGGGTTGAAATCTGCAAGACAAATCGGTTGCCGTCTAGTCCTGTGCAACGTGCAAGCTTCCGTAAGGCTAGTATTAGAACTAACACAACTTGATTCTGTATTTGAAATTTTTGATAGTTATGATGAGGTGCTAACAACTGTTAATTCACCTGCTCTAATGCGTTAG
- the tsf gene encoding translation elongation factor Ts encodes MAEISAKAVKELRERTNAGMMDCKKALQETDGDMEKAIEWLRQKGLASAGKKAGRVAAEGLVDSYIHTGGRIGVLVEVNCETDFVARNQAFSELVRNIAMQIAACPNVEYVRVSDIPPEVVEKEKAIEMGKDDLAGKPENIREKIVVGRIEKRLKEMSLVDQAYIKDQNKSVEDLVKEAIAQLGENIQIRRFSRYVLGEGIEKSSEE; translated from the coding sequence ATGGCGGAAATATCTGCAAAGGCTGTTAAAGAGCTACGCGAGAGAACAAACGCTGGCATGATGGATTGCAAAAAAGCACTCCAAGAGACTGATGGCGATATGGAAAAAGCCATTGAATGGCTGCGGCAGAAAGGGCTTGCCTCTGCTGGAAAGAAAGCTGGACGTGTAGCAGCAGAAGGACTAGTAGATAGTTACATCCATACTGGCGGGCGAATTGGCGTGCTAGTGGAAGTGAACTGCGAAACTGACTTTGTAGCGCGCAACCAAGCATTTAGTGAATTAGTGCGAAATATTGCCATGCAAATCGCCGCTTGTCCTAACGTAGAGTACGTTAGAGTCAGCGATATTCCCCCTGAAGTTGTCGAAAAGGAAAAGGCAATTGAAATGGGGAAAGACGATCTAGCAGGAAAACCAGAGAATATTCGCGAAAAGATCGTTGTTGGACGCATTGAAAAGCGCTTGAAAGAGATGTCCTTAGTGGATCAAGCGTACATCAAGGATCAAAACAAATCAGTAGAAGATTTGGTGAAAGAAGCGATCGCCCAGTTAGGCGAAAATATTCAAATCCGTCGCTTCTCCCGCTACGTCTTAGGTGAAGGCATCGAAAAGTCCTCCGAAGAATAG
- a CDS encoding DnaJ domain-containing protein: MSQVETYYKILGLKPGATAAEVKHAYRTLAKTWHPDLFPDRSQLKQQAEEEIKKINEAYQQLKWQQPHGSRVAAATGTFSTSKSCAETYFKRGMENARRGRYIVAIEDFTQAIRLQPNFAAAYKYRGLACSRLGDKHRADSDFQIALELEPKPKTPKPSPTASPHTRWKCVNTLIGHTNWVFAVAMSPGGQTLVSASADTTIKIWDLATGKLLKTSIGHTAWVRSIAISPDGKWLISSSDDCTIKIWRLDTGELVNTLIGHADPVWSVAIAPDGTKLASHGKNKTIHFWDLTTGQRLDTRVGQANSAYSVAFSPDGQTLAIGSCNKTIEIWHLGMEQLLHVLKGHSSWVNSISYSPDGQFLTSASYDKTIKLWRLGTAKPFSAVTWHHSYVGFVVFSPDGQTLASRGDNTIKLWYPSTGKQLCALQGHTDWVNGVAFNPQGNVLASCSRDMTIKIWQRL, translated from the coding sequence ATGAGTCAAGTCGAAACCTATTACAAAATCCTGGGACTAAAACCTGGTGCAACTGCTGCTGAGGTGAAGCACGCCTACCGTACCTTGGCGAAAACTTGGCATCCCGATTTATTTCCCGATCGCTCCCAATTAAAGCAGCAAGCCGAAGAAGAAATCAAAAAAATTAACGAGGCGTACCAGCAACTCAAATGGCAGCAGCCACACGGAAGTAGGGTAGCTGCGGCTACAGGGACTTTCTCAACCTCCAAATCTTGCGCCGAGACTTATTTTAAGCGAGGGATGGAGAACGCGAGACGAGGTAGATATATCGTGGCGATCGAGGACTTTACGCAAGCGATTCGCCTCCAACCTAACTTTGCGGCTGCGTACAAATATCGCGGACTTGCTTGTTCTCGATTGGGAGACAAACATCGGGCAGACTCTGATTTTCAAATTGCTTTAGAACTGGAACCAAAACCCAAAACACCTAAGCCATCGCCTACAGCATCACCTCATACTCGCTGGAAATGCGTCAACACCCTCATCGGACATACGAACTGGGTATTTGCCGTGGCGATGAGTCCAGGCGGACAAACTCTAGTTAGTGCTAGTGCGGATACAACAATTAAAATTTGGGATTTAGCAACGGGAAAATTATTAAAAACTTCGATCGGACATACAGCATGGGTACGATCTATTGCTATCAGTCCCGATGGCAAATGGTTAATTAGCAGCAGCGACGATTGCACGATTAAGATTTGGCGGCTAGATACGGGAGAATTGGTAAATACGTTAATCGGACATGCCGATCCAGTTTGGTCGGTGGCGATCGCGCCTGATGGGACAAAGCTGGCTAGTCATGGTAAAAACAAGACAATCCACTTTTGGGACTTAACTACAGGACAAAGATTAGATACCCGTGTCGGTCAAGCAAACTCAGCCTATTCTGTTGCTTTCAGTCCTGACGGGCAAACTTTAGCGATTGGTAGTTGTAATAAAACCATTGAAATTTGGCATTTAGGCATGGAACAACTGCTGCACGTCCTCAAAGGACATTCGAGTTGGGTCAATTCAATTTCCTACAGTCCTGACGGGCAGTTTTTAACCAGTGCTAGTTATGACAAGACAATTAAATTATGGCGATTGGGTACGGCTAAACCTTTTTCTGCCGTGACGTGGCATCACAGCTATGTAGGATTTGTAGTATTCAGTCCCGACGGGCAGACTTTAGCTAGCAGGGGAGATAATACAATTAAGTTGTGGTATCCCAGTACGGGAAAGCAGTTATGTGCGCTTCAGGGACATACCGACTGGGTGAATGGAGTTGCTTTCAATCCACAAGGGAACGTACTCGCGAGTTGCAGTCGGGATATGACGATTAAGATTTGGCAACGGCTTTAA
- a CDS encoding deoxycytidylate deaminase, which yields MTASDDQRPTWNEYFLMLAKLAATRSTCLAFPVGAVIVKNKQVVATGYNGSPSGSAHCTAQGFCYPGLSSCDASKSLPSRAVHAEANAIAQAAKHGTSTDGASIYVTLEPCLSCLKLIISAGIKEVFYETSFNGGENAVVRDSFVKEGLVTLQQIHLSEATQEKAALFLLNHTSVARYENTYIS from the coding sequence ATGACAGCTAGCGATGACCAAAGACCAACGTGGAATGAGTACTTTTTAATGTTGGCTAAACTAGCAGCTACTCGTTCAACTTGCCTTGCTTTTCCAGTTGGCGCGGTAATTGTTAAAAACAAGCAGGTTGTAGCAACAGGTTATAACGGTTCGCCGTCTGGTTCGGCTCATTGCACTGCTCAAGGATTCTGCTATCCAGGGTTGAGCAGTTGTGACGCTAGTAAGAGCTTACCATCGCGGGCTGTACACGCAGAGGCAAATGCGATCGCCCAAGCTGCCAAACACGGTACATCTACTGATGGGGCGAGTATTTATGTCACCCTAGAACCTTGTTTATCTTGTTTAAAGTTAATTATTTCAGCTGGGATTAAAGAAGTTTTTTATGAAACTTCCTTTAATGGTGGCGAAAATGCTGTGGTGAGAGATTCCTTTGTCAAAGAAGGACTAGTGACGCTGCAACAAATTCATTTATCCGAAGCAACGCAGGAAAAAGCGGCTTTATTCCTACTCAATCATACATCTGTTGCTAGGTATGAAAACACTTATATTAGCTAG